The following coding sequences lie in one Aquabacterium olei genomic window:
- a CDS encoding PEP-CTERM sorting domain-containing protein, with amino-acid sequence MNPLPPRRSAAACTSAPKLVLAALLLALGIDSAHSAIVTLDAGNPGTGSALWLDSESEISWNMGRSTSILFRVTNATVSSDDTPMELVYAAPPSRPGFVTERKLGPLDVDQVTFDSDTFAVKSIRFNVSLHIDVPAFKDGEENLTSTGGAISLHALQIDLLSGRVYADGWGANGAGSVTALHLFDVNQYAASALPRLAYLPPNLASPPSPNVRLSGSFATSEMDVTQPGFAWLSRALGLTPTGNMVLDYATFGTLSTPAVPEPSTWSLMAVGLFGVCAAAHRHAAPPARAKTRRALSA; translated from the coding sequence ATGAACCCTCTTCCCCCTCGCCGCAGCGCAGCGGCCTGCACATCCGCCCCGAAGCTCGTCCTGGCCGCCCTGCTGCTCGCGCTCGGCATCGACTCGGCTCACAGCGCCATCGTCACCCTGGACGCCGGCAATCCGGGCACGGGGAGCGCCCTGTGGCTGGACAGCGAGAGCGAGATCTCCTGGAACATGGGTCGGTCCACCAGCATTCTGTTTCGCGTCACCAACGCCACCGTGTCCAGCGATGACACGCCGATGGAGCTTGTGTACGCCGCCCCGCCCTCGCGGCCAGGCTTCGTCACAGAAAGGAAACTGGGGCCGCTCGACGTCGACCAGGTCACGTTTGACTCGGACACCTTCGCGGTGAAGTCCATCCGCTTCAATGTGTCGTTGCACATCGACGTGCCGGCTTTCAAGGATGGTGAGGAAAACCTCACCTCAACCGGCGGGGCGATCTCCCTCCATGCCTTGCAGATCGACCTGCTCAGCGGGCGGGTCTATGCAGACGGCTGGGGCGCCAATGGCGCCGGCTCGGTCACCGCCCTGCATTTGTTCGATGTCAACCAGTATGCCGCGTCGGCGTTGCCGCGGCTTGCCTATCTGCCGCCCAACCTGGCGTCACCGCCGTCGCCCAACGTGCGTCTGTCTGGCTCCTTCGCCACCAGCGAGATGGACGTGACCCAACCGGGCTTCGCGTGGCTGAGCCGCGCGTTGGGGCTGACTCCCACTGGCAATATGGTGTTGGACTATGCAACCTTCGGCACATTGAGCACGCCGGCCGTCCCGGAGCCCAGCACCTGGAGTTTGATGGCGGTCGGCCTGTTCGGCGTGTGCGCCGCTGCGCACAGGCATGCCGCCCCTCCCGCCAGGGCCAAGACCCGCCGCGCGCTCAGCGCCTGA
- a CDS encoding sugar transferase, which translates to MGKRLFDLFFSGLGLLALGPLLLLIALAVKLDSPGPVFFRQERVGRHGRPFRIHKFRTMQHAPTGQGLQITVGADRRITRVGHFLRASKLDELAQLIDVWQGTMSLVGPRPEVPRYVAHYPADLRDKILSVRPGITDIASIEYRDESTVLARAADPEHAYIHEVLPHKLALAAAYVDQASVWLDVRLILRTIAAIVRR; encoded by the coding sequence ATGGGCAAGCGGCTGTTCGATCTGTTCTTCTCGGGACTGGGGCTGCTGGCACTGGGCCCGCTGCTGCTGCTCATCGCGCTGGCGGTGAAGCTCGACTCGCCCGGCCCGGTGTTCTTCCGGCAGGAGCGCGTGGGCCGGCACGGGCGGCCGTTCCGCATCCACAAGTTCCGCACCATGCAGCACGCCCCGACAGGGCAGGGGCTGCAGATCACGGTGGGGGCCGATCGCCGCATCACGCGGGTGGGGCACTTCCTGCGCGCCAGCAAGCTCGACGAGCTGGCCCAGCTGATCGACGTATGGCAAGGCACGATGAGCCTGGTGGGGCCGCGGCCCGAGGTGCCACGCTATGTGGCCCATTACCCGGCCGACCTGCGCGACAAGATCCTGTCGGTGCGGCCGGGCATCACCGACATCGCCTCCATCGAATACCGCGACGAAAGCACCGTGCTGGCCCGCGCGGCCGACCCCGAGCACGCCTACATCCACGAGGTGCTCCCGCACAAGCTGGCGCTGGCCGCAGCCTACGTGGACCAGGCCTCGGTGTGGCTGGACGTGCGGCTGATCCTGCGTACGATCGCGGCCATCGTCAGGCGCTGA
- a CDS encoding DegT/DnrJ/EryC1/StrS family aminotransferase: MSQADTQLPFLPFALPEIGEEEISEVVEALRSGWVTTGPKTRQFEQDFAAFLGEEGVHAIAVNSATAGLHLALEALGIGPGDEVITTTHTFTATAEVVRYLGADVKLVDIDPATLNIDPAAIEAAITPRTKAIMPVHYAGLAVDMDAVLDIAARHGLKVVEDAAHALPTTWKGQLVGTLRSDAVVFSFYANKTMTTGEGGMLVTRDAQLAARAKVMRLHGINRDAFDRFTAKVPSWYYEIVAPGFKYNLTDIAAAMGLHQLKRVQGFQVKREQLAQRFDAALADLPLTLPPRPVHAGDLHAWHLYVVRLKDDAGITRDQLIETLFADGIGVSVHYIPLHLHPYWKERYALQPESFPHSQKAYERMVSLPLYTRMTDADVDRVVASVRRAFGR, translated from the coding sequence ATGAGCCAAGCCGACACCCAGCTGCCCTTCCTGCCCTTCGCCCTGCCTGAAATCGGCGAGGAGGAGATCTCCGAAGTCGTGGAAGCCCTGCGATCGGGCTGGGTGACGACCGGGCCGAAGACGCGCCAGTTCGAGCAGGACTTCGCGGCCTTTCTGGGGGAAGAGGGGGTGCATGCGATCGCCGTGAACTCGGCCACGGCCGGCCTGCACCTGGCGCTCGAGGCCCTGGGCATCGGCCCGGGCGACGAGGTGATCACCACCACGCACACCTTCACGGCCACCGCCGAGGTGGTGCGCTACCTGGGCGCCGACGTGAAACTGGTCGACATCGACCCGGCCACGCTGAACATCGACCCGGCCGCCATCGAGGCGGCCATCACCCCGCGCACCAAAGCCATCATGCCGGTGCACTACGCGGGCCTGGCCGTCGACATGGACGCCGTGCTCGACATCGCCGCACGCCATGGCCTGAAGGTGGTGGAAGACGCAGCCCACGCGTTGCCGACCACGTGGAAGGGGCAGCTGGTGGGCACGCTGCGCAGCGACGCGGTGGTGTTCAGCTTCTACGCCAACAAGACGATGACGACGGGCGAGGGCGGCATGCTGGTCACGCGCGATGCGCAGCTGGCCGCGCGCGCCAAGGTGATGCGCCTGCACGGCATCAACCGCGATGCCTTCGACCGCTTCACGGCCAAGGTGCCCAGCTGGTATTACGAGATCGTCGCCCCCGGCTTCAAGTACAACCTGACGGACATTGCCGCGGCCATGGGCCTGCACCAGCTCAAGCGCGTGCAGGGCTTTCAGGTGAAGCGCGAGCAGCTGGCCCAGCGTTTCGACGCCGCCCTGGCCGACCTGCCGCTGACCCTGCCGCCGCGGCCGGTGCATGCGGGCGACCTGCACGCCTGGCACCTGTACGTCGTGCGCCTGAAGGACGATGCCGGCATCACCCGCGACCAGCTGATCGAGACACTGTTTGCCGATGGCATCGGCGTGAGTGTGCACTACATCCCGCTGCACCTGCACCCGTACTGGAAGGAGCGCTATGCGCTGCAGCCCGAGTCCTTCCCGCACAGCCAGAAGGCCTACGAGCGCATGGTGAGCCTGCCGCTGTACACGCGCATGACCGACGCTGACGTGGACCGCGTGGTGGCCTCGGTGCGGCGTGCCTTCGGGCGCTGA
- a CDS encoding glycosyltransferase family 2 protein has translation MPTVSVIVPCRNERDHIEAFCRSVAAQTLPDGWTLEVLVADGLSDDGTRERLSAWCASDPRFVLIDNPGRIVSCGLNRCIEQARGEFIVRLDVHTVYAHDYIAQCLATWQRTGADNVGGPWKAEGAPGAASVVQRAVAAAFQSRWVAGGALSRDLAYEGEADTVYLGAWPRATFVRFGGFDENLVRNQDDEHNLRIHKGGGRIWQSATIRSTYVPRASKADVFRQYRQYGYWKPFVMKKHGQPAALRHLVPGLFVGLLLLSLLVMLAGALALAAWAPEAGTRASDVLGWITLLASVMLMGLSLLYGGAVLAVSVAIARQQGWALWRHLPDVIGAYQLGYGLGSLRGWWDAVVRGRPDPSFGRLTR, from the coding sequence ATGCCCACCGTTTCCGTCATCGTGCCCTGCCGCAACGAGCGCGACCACATCGAGGCCTTCTGCCGCAGTGTGGCCGCACAGACGCTGCCGGATGGCTGGACGCTGGAGGTGCTGGTGGCCGATGGCCTGAGCGACGACGGCACCCGCGAGCGCCTGTCGGCCTGGTGTGCGAGCGATCCGCGCTTCGTGCTGATCGACAACCCGGGGCGCATCGTGTCATGCGGGTTGAATCGCTGCATCGAGCAGGCGCGTGGTGAATTCATCGTGCGGCTGGACGTGCACACGGTGTACGCCCACGATTACATCGCCCAGTGCCTGGCCACCTGGCAGCGCACCGGCGCCGACAACGTGGGTGGCCCCTGGAAGGCCGAGGGCGCGCCCGGCGCTGCGAGCGTGGTGCAGCGCGCAGTGGCGGCGGCCTTCCAGTCGCGTTGGGTGGCCGGCGGCGCCCTCTCGCGTGACCTGGCCTACGAGGGCGAGGCCGACACGGTCTACCTGGGCGCCTGGCCCCGCGCCACCTTCGTGCGTTTCGGTGGCTTCGACGAGAACCTGGTGCGCAACCAGGACGACGAGCACAACCTGCGCATCCACAAAGGGGGCGGGCGCATCTGGCAGTCGGCCACCATCCGATCCACCTATGTGCCGCGGGCCAGCAAGGCCGATGTCTTCCGGCAGTACCGGCAGTACGGGTACTGGAAGCCGTTCGTGATGAAGAAACACGGCCAGCCAGCCGCCTTGCGTCACCTGGTGCCGGGCCTGTTCGTGGGCCTGCTGTTGCTGAGCCTGCTGGTGATGCTGGCGGGTGCGCTGGCGCTGGCCGCCTGGGCCCCCGAAGCCGGCACGCGGGCGTCCGACGTGCTGGGCTGGATCACGCTGCTGGCCTCGGTCATGTTGATGGGGCTGAGCCTGCTGTACGGGGGGGCAGTGCTGGCCGTCAGCGTCGCGATCGCGCGGCAGCAGGGCTGGGCGCTGTGGCGCCACCTGCCCGATGTGATCGGCGCCTACCAGCTGGGCTACGGCCTGGGCTCGCTGCGTGGCTGGTGGGATGCGGTGGTGCGCGGGCGCCCCGATCCGTCGTTCGGCCGGCTCACACGGTGA
- a CDS encoding glycosyltransferase — MSSPVRILFFADAASVHTRRWVAAAVERGAEAVVVTRSPAEVPGAREVIAIRPGTDKLGWFQALPEVRRVARELAGRFQPTLVHGHYVTSYGMWAAACGLPLPLALTAWGSDILVTPRESRLMRLIVAWSLRRADLITADSLDMLHAIGRYHPQGACHQILWGADTDRFEPGTPAEGFEIVSLRSWEPNYNIDVLIAAFARFAQARPDAAARLHLLGGGPLADALRAQVATLGLNERVQFHGRVGDQAMVDAIQRSRVSLSVPTSDATSVSVLESMACGLPVVATDLPANRQWLDERGGCIVPVGDAEAITAALVHLHDHPALAAAMGVHNRARIEREASRRGQMDAMWRLYLKLLQPPCSGPRAPAPARG, encoded by the coding sequence ATGAGCTCGCCCGTGCGCATCCTGTTCTTTGCCGATGCGGCCAGCGTGCACACGCGCCGCTGGGTGGCTGCTGCCGTCGAACGCGGTGCCGAAGCGGTGGTGGTGACCCGGTCGCCGGCAGAGGTGCCGGGTGCGCGCGAAGTGATTGCCATCCGCCCGGGCACCGACAAGCTCGGCTGGTTCCAGGCTCTGCCGGAGGTGCGCCGGGTCGCACGTGAACTGGCTGGGCGTTTTCAGCCGACGCTGGTGCACGGCCACTACGTGACGTCCTACGGCATGTGGGCGGCGGCGTGTGGCCTGCCCTTGCCGCTGGCCCTCACCGCCTGGGGCAGCGACATCCTCGTCACCCCGCGCGAAAGCCGGCTCATGCGCCTGATCGTGGCCTGGTCGCTGCGCCGGGCCGACCTGATCACGGCCGATTCGCTCGACATGCTGCATGCCATCGGGCGTTATCACCCGCAGGGGGCCTGTCACCAGATCCTGTGGGGTGCGGACACCGACCGCTTCGAGCCCGGCACGCCGGCCGAGGGCTTCGAGATCGTGAGCCTGCGCAGCTGGGAGCCCAACTACAACATCGACGTGCTGATCGCCGCCTTTGCCCGATTTGCCCAGGCCCGGCCGGATGCCGCGGCGCGGCTGCACCTGCTGGGCGGCGGGCCGCTGGCCGACGCGCTGCGGGCGCAGGTGGCCACGCTCGGCTTGAACGAGCGCGTGCAGTTCCACGGTCGGGTGGGCGACCAGGCCATGGTCGACGCGATCCAGCGCAGCCGCGTCAGCCTGTCTGTGCCGACCAGCGACGCCACCTCGGTGTCGGTGCTCGAGTCCATGGCCTGCGGGTTGCCCGTGGTGGCCACCGACCTGCCCGCCAATCGGCAATGGCTCGACGAGCGCGGGGGCTGCATCGTGCCGGTGGGCGATGCCGAGGCCATCACCGCGGCGCTGGTGCACCTGCACGACCACCCGGCGCTGGCCGCCGCCATGGGCGTACACAACCGTGCCCGCATCGAGCGCGAGGCCTCGCGCCGCGGCCAGATGGACGCGATGTGGCGCCTGTACCTGAAGCTTCTGCAGCCCCCGTGCTCGGGGCCGCGTGCGCCGGCCCCGGCCCGCGGCTGA
- a CDS encoding acyltransferase produces MSALSLRLKHFLVRLLSVFTGPRIVYGWRHPDGRLCPHTRVSTHSCIEGVEGLTLGDHVFIGHFNRLDGSNGLEIEEGVQITSHVAILSHSSHKAVRVMGRRYIRDPNPVGYVRRATRIGAYSFIGPHSVIAPGAQIGKGVIVQGYSFVSGVVPDFAVVGPQAHGKPAVVLGDTRRLDGELLRRHPELHDVYARWAGLDNLRRALDGETSDGAVAREMR; encoded by the coding sequence ATGTCCGCCCTGAGCCTGCGTCTCAAGCACTTCCTGGTCCGCCTGCTGTCGGTCTTCACCGGCCCGCGCATCGTCTATGGCTGGCGCCATCCGGACGGGCGGCTGTGCCCGCACACCCGCGTCAGCACGCACAGCTGCATCGAAGGGGTGGAGGGGCTGACGCTGGGGGACCACGTCTTCATCGGTCATTTCAACCGCCTTGACGGCTCCAACGGCCTGGAGATCGAAGAAGGTGTGCAGATCACGAGCCACGTCGCCATCCTGAGCCACTCCAGCCACAAGGCCGTGCGGGTGATGGGGCGGCGCTACATCCGTGACCCGAACCCGGTGGGCTATGTGCGCCGCGCCACGCGCATCGGTGCCTACAGCTTCATCGGGCCGCACAGCGTGATCGCGCCCGGCGCCCAGATCGGCAAGGGCGTGATCGTGCAGGGCTACAGCTTCGTGTCGGGCGTGGTGCCCGACTTTGCCGTGGTGGGCCCGCAAGCACACGGCAAGCCGGCCGTCGTGCTGGGCGACACCCGCCGGCTGGATGGCGAACTGCTGCGGCGGCACCCCGAGCTGCACGATGTGTACGCGCGCTGGGCCGGGCTGGACAACCTGCGTCGCGCCCTGGATGGCGAGACGTCCGACGGCGCGGTGGCGCGGGAGATGCGATGA
- a CDS encoding lipopolysaccharide biosynthesis protein, translated as MSVQDSPPPGRLAALKQAWRAVPRAALGNLIAKLLIVSLGLAITVLVARQGPRVQGAFALFVAVESALLTLFSGLGLWLARQMSRQAAHPVGFPAGAPARALPMLRGVLRAAVGLGGVASLVLVGLSWWATTTPYSQLWLLALAAPFLLLVPTATGLWLGEGRMWPINVAQVAAPAAVLLGLAGAWWIQGDSQRSAPMVVLVLTAWVTGKSLVAVVTAFRALRDADRRDAQVADALSASRLVDYWRPQPRWWNDAGFVATIGLTNVVSLLNYRASLFLVERFHGLATAGTYSVSVTVAELLWLLSSSVTVSAYARIGHPDVRVASAMTVQAVRINVLATLLAAPVLLVGAWWALPRVMGEAYAASLMPLAALLPGVAAYAAASSLSAFYTNHLGRPQLSGGIAGLSLAVSFGLGLVLVPRLGALGAGLASSLSYIVAITVAYGVFLRHAGLPVRALWTPSLTRGGEA; from the coding sequence ATGTCGGTTCAAGATTCACCGCCGCCAGGTCGGCTGGCGGCCCTGAAGCAGGCGTGGCGGGCTGTGCCACGGGCGGCGCTCGGCAACCTGATCGCCAAGCTGCTGATCGTGTCGCTCGGGTTGGCCATCACGGTGCTGGTGGCCCGCCAGGGGCCGCGCGTGCAGGGCGCCTTCGCGCTGTTCGTGGCCGTCGAATCGGCCTTGTTGACCCTGTTTTCCGGACTGGGCCTGTGGTTGGCCCGTCAGATGTCGCGCCAGGCTGCGCACCCGGTGGGCTTCCCGGCAGGCGCCCCGGCCCGGGCTTTGCCCATGCTGCGTGGGGTGCTGCGCGCAGCCGTCGGGCTGGGCGGGGTGGCGTCGCTGGTGCTGGTCGGCCTGTCGTGGTGGGCCACCACCACGCCGTACTCGCAACTGTGGTTGTTGGCGCTGGCGGCGCCTTTTCTTCTGCTCGTGCCCACCGCCACCGGGCTGTGGCTGGGCGAGGGGCGCATGTGGCCCATCAATGTGGCGCAGGTGGCCGCGCCCGCCGCCGTGCTGCTGGGGCTGGCCGGGGCCTGGTGGATCCAGGGGGATTCACAGCGCAGCGCGCCCATGGTGGTGCTGGTGCTGACGGCGTGGGTCACGGGCAAATCGCTGGTGGCGGTGGTGACGGCGTTCCGGGCCCTGCGGGATGCCGACCGCCGTGACGCCCAGGTGGCCGACGCGTTGTCCGCGTCTCGCCTGGTGGATTACTGGCGTCCACAGCCCCGTTGGTGGAACGACGCGGGCTTTGTTGCCACCATCGGGCTGACCAACGTCGTCAGCCTGCTCAACTACCGCGCCTCGCTGTTCCTGGTCGAGCGCTTCCATGGCCTGGCCACGGCGGGCACCTACTCCGTGTCCGTCACGGTGGCCGAGTTGCTGTGGCTGCTGTCGTCGTCGGTCACGGTGTCGGCCTATGCCCGCATCGGCCACCCCGATGTGCGGGTGGCCTCGGCCATGACGGTGCAGGCCGTGCGCATCAACGTGCTGGCCACCCTGTTGGCCGCGCCGGTGTTGCTGGTAGGCGCCTGGTGGGCATTGCCCCGCGTGATGGGCGAGGCGTATGCCGCTTCGTTGATGCCGCTCGCGGCGCTGCTGCCCGGCGTGGCGGCCTATGCAGCGGCGTCGAGCCTGTCGGCCTTCTACACCAACCACCTGGGTCGACCGCAGCTCTCAGGCGGCATTGCCGGCCTGTCGCTGGCGGTGAGTTTCGGCCTGGGCCTGGTGCTGGTGCCGCGGCTGGGCGCGCTGGGCGCGGGGCTGGCTTCCAGCCTGAGCTACATCGTGGCGATCACCGTGGCCTACGGGGTGTTCCTGCGGCATGCCGGTCTGCCGGTGCGGGCCCTCTGGACTCCGTCGCTCACCCGTGGGGGCGAGGCATGA
- the lysS gene encoding lysine--tRNA ligase codes for MSTPHSHDTHASPADTLVDTNKLVAERREKLAAIRAQGVAFPNDFKPADRAGALHAAHDGTEAEALEAQAVTASVGGRLMLKRVMGKACFGTLQDATGRIQVYVTLDNVGADALNAFKHWDLGDILGAEGTLFKTKTGELSIKVTSIRLLTKALRPLPDKFHGMTDQEQKYRQRYVDLIVDEDSRARFIARSKGIASIRAFMVDNGFLEVETPMMHPIPGGANAKPFITHHNALDQEMFLRIAPELYLKRLVVGGFERVFEINRNFRNEGVSVRHNPEFTMMEFYAAWWNHRDLMDFTESILRHAAIAAVGTAKLTYGGKEVDLESPFQRLTVRDSLVKYAGLTEAEADNAQVLHDKLKALGEEPPARWTLAELQFGLFEAAVEEQLWQPTFIIDYPVEVSPLARASDADPSITERFELFITGREYGNGFSELNDPEEQAARFAAQANAKDAGDEEAMYFDADYIRALEYGLPPTGGCGIGIDRLMMLLTDAPNIRDVILFPALRREA; via the coding sequence ATGAGCACGCCCCACTCTCACGACACGCACGCCTCACCCGCCGACACCCTGGTGGACACCAACAAACTGGTGGCCGAGCGTCGCGAGAAACTGGCCGCCATCCGCGCCCAGGGCGTCGCTTTCCCGAACGACTTCAAGCCCGCTGACCGCGCCGGCGCCCTGCACGCCGCCCACGACGGCACCGAGGCCGAGGCCCTCGAAGCCCAGGCCGTGACGGCCAGCGTCGGCGGCCGCCTGATGCTCAAGCGCGTCATGGGCAAGGCCTGCTTCGGCACGCTGCAGGACGCCACCGGCCGCATCCAGGTCTACGTCACGCTGGACAACGTCGGTGCCGACGCCCTGAACGCCTTCAAGCACTGGGACCTGGGCGACATCCTGGGTGCCGAGGGCACGCTGTTCAAGACCAAGACCGGCGAGCTGTCGATCAAGGTCACGTCCATCCGCCTGCTGACCAAGGCCCTGCGCCCGCTGCCGGACAAGTTCCACGGCATGACCGACCAAGAGCAGAAGTACCGCCAGCGCTACGTCGACCTCATCGTCGACGAGGACTCGCGCGCCCGCTTCATCGCCCGCTCGAAGGGCATCGCCTCCATCCGCGCCTTCATGGTCGACAACGGCTTCCTGGAAGTCGAAACGCCCATGATGCACCCCATCCCCGGGGGCGCCAACGCCAAGCCCTTCATCACCCACCACAACGCGCTCGACCAGGAGATGTTCCTGCGGATTGCGCCCGAGCTGTATCTGAAGCGCCTGGTGGTGGGTGGCTTCGAGCGCGTGTTCGAGATCAACCGCAACTTCCGCAACGAAGGCGTGTCGGTCCGTCACAACCCCGAGTTCACGATGATGGAGTTCTACGCGGCCTGGTGGAACCACCGCGATCTGATGGACTTCACCGAATCCATCCTGCGCCATGCGGCCATCGCCGCCGTGGGCACCGCCAAGCTGACGTATGGCGGCAAGGAAGTCGACCTCGAATCGCCCTTCCAGCGCCTGACGGTGCGGGACTCGCTGGTGAAGTACGCCGGTCTGACTGAAGCCGAGGCCGACAACGCCCAGGTGCTGCACGACAAGCTCAAGGCCCTGGGTGAAGAGCCGCCCGCGCGCTGGACGCTGGCCGAGCTGCAGTTCGGCCTGTTCGAAGCCGCCGTCGAAGAGCAGCTCTGGCAGCCGACCTTCATCATCGACTACCCGGTGGAAGTGAGCCCGCTGGCCCGCGCCTCCGACGCCGACCCGAGCATCACCGAGCGCTTCGAGCTGTTCATCACCGGCCGCGAATATGGCAACGGCTTCAGCGAGCTGAACGACCCCGAAGAGCAGGCCGCCCGCTTTGCCGCCCAGGCCAACGCCAAGGACGCCGGCGACGAGGAAGCCATGTACTTCGACGCCGACTACATCCGCGCGCTGGAATACGGCCTGCCCCCGACGGGTGGCTGCGGCATCGGCATCGACCGCCTGATGATGCTGCTGACCGACGCGCCCAACATCCGCGACGTGATCCTCTTCCCGGCCCTGCGCCGCGAAGCGTGA
- a CDS encoding FUSC family protein codes for MPRLTRPFLALSAPLLNGLGIGAGLLLCTGVIAPLWGLSAAIAASSGYGAVGVADTVTTPAGKPAAMLPAVVGALLVAALVALTHGHAVAEAATVLLVTFSALLWTAWGKRGMPQSFVMILSLIFQMAAFREVPMDRAAALTHLAWVGVGAVGMGLWAQLTALVLAARYRTLALADSLHNLSELIRTQARWTHDRAEPDASTTSQQDLLSLIRQQAALADVFQSARDLLYDRATEARNPRRRREIDALIHVVNLRDVVLACQLDIDQLPTAPSTRAALLRLAHFLTWHADRVAAMARSVRLDAPMPLMAPAPRVLAPEDSRALQSLARRAAHLHDHCNALSAALQGQAPGPHPEAALLASLVSPATWSLAVLRRQLHLRAPTLRYALRATLAMACAVWLSRHLPWHSHPHWLLLTVAVVMRGSLEQTLARRDARVVGTLAGCALASALLWLPLGMPARFVLLALSMALAHAYVVRDYRVTTTAAAVMALLQAKMFATGAHPVWLDAAERLADTLIGAALAWGFSYVLPSWERGQLPLLIQRLQQALNRYAHHVLHWQEGTALAPERTHARREVYDAIWLLAQALQRTVREPAYAGSRTPHLEALLIRSHRLISQLAVVRIVLMHRQPDLHGPTATQAIAHTDRALHAWLAVAPDAAPPAPPRPAPGALDPQDDAVLVSHALPEPQGDPTPWLLRRLAQIEAEAAAWADAARGVARAR; via the coding sequence GTGCCCCGCCTGACCCGCCCCTTCCTCGCCCTGTCGGCCCCGCTGCTCAACGGGCTGGGGATCGGCGCGGGGCTGCTGCTGTGCACCGGCGTGATCGCGCCACTGTGGGGCCTGTCCGCCGCCATCGCCGCGTCCTCCGGCTATGGCGCTGTCGGCGTCGCCGACACCGTGACCACGCCCGCTGGCAAGCCGGCAGCGATGCTGCCCGCCGTGGTCGGCGCGCTGCTGGTGGCCGCGCTCGTGGCCCTGACCCACGGGCACGCGGTGGCCGAGGCGGCCACCGTGCTGCTCGTCACCTTCTCGGCGTTGCTGTGGACGGCGTGGGGCAAGCGCGGCATGCCGCAGAGCTTCGTGATGATCCTGTCGCTCATCTTCCAGATGGCGGCGTTCCGCGAAGTGCCCATGGACCGCGCAGCGGCCCTGACCCACCTGGCCTGGGTGGGCGTGGGAGCCGTCGGCATGGGGCTGTGGGCCCAGCTGACCGCCCTGGTGCTGGCCGCCCGCTACCGCACCCTGGCACTGGCCGACAGCCTGCACAACCTGTCGGAGCTGATCCGCACCCAGGCGCGCTGGACGCACGACCGCGCAGAGCCCGACGCCAGCACCACCTCCCAGCAGGATCTGCTCAGCCTGATCCGGCAGCAGGCTGCACTGGCCGACGTGTTCCAGAGCGCGCGCGATCTGCTGTACGACCGGGCGACCGAGGCCCGCAACCCGCGCCGCCGCCGCGAGATCGACGCCCTCATCCACGTCGTCAACCTGCGGGATGTGGTGCTCGCCTGCCAGCTCGACATCGACCAGCTGCCCACCGCGCCGTCCACCCGCGCGGCGCTGCTGCGGCTCGCGCACTTTCTGACCTGGCATGCCGACCGCGTGGCCGCCATGGCGCGATCGGTGCGACTCGATGCCCCGATGCCCCTGATGGCGCCCGCGCCCCGCGTGCTGGCGCCGGAAGACAGCCGGGCGCTGCAGTCGCTGGCCCGCCGCGCCGCGCACCTGCATGACCACTGCAACGCCCTGTCGGCCGCGCTGCAGGGGCAGGCACCGGGCCCGCACCCCGAGGCCGCGCTGCTGGCTTCGCTGGTGTCGCCCGCGACCTGGTCGCTGGCCGTGCTGCGCCGGCAGCTTCACCTGCGCGCCCCCACCCTGCGCTACGCCCTGCGCGCCACACTGGCCATGGCCTGCGCCGTGTGGCTCAGCCGCCATCTGCCGTGGCACAGCCACCCGCACTGGCTGCTGCTGACGGTGGCCGTCGTCATGCGCGGCAGCCTCGAGCAGACGCTGGCACGGCGCGACGCCCGGGTGGTCGGCACGCTGGCAGGCTGCGCGCTCGCCTCGGCCCTGCTGTGGCTGCCCCTGGGCATGCCGGCGCGGTTCGTGCTGCTGGCGCTCAGCATGGCGCTGGCGCACGCCTACGTGGTGCGTGACTACCGCGTCACGACCACGGCCGCCGCCGTGATGGCGCTGCTGCAGGCCAAGATGTTCGCCACCGGCGCGCACCCGGTGTGGCTGGATGCGGCCGAGCGGCTGGCGGACACCCTGATCGGGGCGGCGCTGGCCTGGGGCTTCAGCTACGTGCTGCCCTCGTGGGAGCGCGGCCAGTTGCCGCTCCTGATCCAGCGCCTGCAGCAGGCACTGAACCGCTACGCCCACCACGTGCTGCACTGGCAGGAGGGCACGGCCCTCGCACCCGAACGCACCCACGCCCGCCGCGAGGTGTACGACGCCATCTGGCTGCTCGCGCAGGCACTGCAGCGCACGGTGCGGGAGCCCGCCTATGCCGGATCCCGCACGCCGCACCTCGAGGCGCTGCTGATCCGCAGCCACCGGCTCATCAGCCAGCTCGCGGTGGTGCGCATCGTGCTGATGCACCGCCAGCCCGACCTGCACGGGCCCACCGCCACGCAGGCCATTGCGCACACCGACCGCGCCCTGCACGCCTGGCTGGCTGTCGCACCGGATGCCGCGCCACCGGCGCCACCCCGACCCGCCCCTGGCGCGCTCGACCCGCAAGACGACGCCGTGCTCGTGTCGCATGCCCTGCCCGAGCCCCAGGGCGACCCGACACCCTGGCTGCTGCGCCGGCTGGCCCAGATCGAGGCCGAGGCCGCTGCCTGGGCCGACGCCGCACGCGGCGTGGCCCGGGCCCGCTGA